Genomic window (Granulicella arctica):
TTGCGAAGGGCGAGGCGCAGCTTGTCGACGGTGGTGATGGTGCGGGTGGTGCGGGGAATGAGTTCGACGTGAGCGAGATACTGCTCGAGCTTGTCGGGGGGAAGGTAGGCGAGGAGGACGCGACCCATGCTGGTGCAGTAGGCGGGGAGGCGGCTGCCGATGTGGAGGTCGACGGCGACCATGACGCGGTCGACGGTGGTGCGGGCGATGTAGACGATGTCGTCGCCGTCGAGGGTGGCGACGGAGAAGGACTCGCGGAGGCCAGCGGACATGCGCTCGAGGATGGGCTGGGCGGCGGTCGAGAGCGTGCTTGAGGCGGTGTAGCTGTGGGAGAGGGTCAACATGCGGGGGCGCAGGCCGTAGCGTGAGCCGTCCTCTGCACCTGCGAAGCCAAGCTTGGTGAGAGTGTAGAGGCAACGGCGGACGGCGGCGCGGGAGAGGCCGGTCTTGACGCTGAGCTGCGAGATGGTCATCTGGGGCGACTGCTGGGTGAAGGCCTGGATGACGATAAGGCCGCGTGCGAGCGAGGTCATGAAGTTGGGATCGCCGGTGTAGATGTCCAGCGCGGAGGCAGGTGTGGCCTTCACGGCTGGGACGGTTTCCCTGGTTTCGCCTGCAATGGGGAGACCGGTCGATTCTGATTCAGGCTGACGCGCGGGGAGGGTCATAGTGTCCTTTCGGGCTTGATCGGACGGGTACGTGCGATAGCCGGACTATCTATACGATAAGCGCACAGGGGCTATGGTCGCAATTTTTGTGCATTGGCCGATTGTGCAGGACTGTAAAGAGTGATCTGGATTTGAGGAAGAAGGCTTAACACCGATCAGTGCGGATGACGCCGATCTGGTGCAGATGCAGGTTTGTTCAGGGAAGAGACTGAGAGCAACCGCAGGTCCTTCGACTTCGCTCAGGATGACAGGTCTAAGGGGCGGGGGACGGAGCAGAAGCAACGGCTGCTGGGTCTAGATGTGGGAGTCTTTGAGGGGTAGGGAGGCGAGGACTTTGAAGACTTCACTGGGTTCCGGGCGGACGCGGGGGTCGGCGTAGGCTTCGGCGAAGGCTATGGTGTTGTCCTGGGCGACGACGATGGTGGCGGGGAGGGGAAGTCGCCAGCTCTCTTCGGTGGCTCGCTCGTAGCCAGCGCCGGAGTTATTGAAGGGAATGTTGATGAGGATACTGCGGTAGTAGCGGCGGGAGGTTTCGGGGAGGCTGTAGCCGATGCCGTACTGGCCGGCGAGGACGGCACCGGCGTCGGCGAGCAGTGGGTAGCGGAGGCCGTGCTGCTGTACGGTGAAGTCATTCTGACGGTTGGTCTGTGGGGAGATGGCGACGAGGAGAGCGCCGGTGCGGCGGAGGTCGGGGAAGAGGTCGCGCCAGGCTTCGAGTTCGGTGACGCAGTAGGGGTCCCAGCGGCCGCGGAAGAAGTTGATGACGAGGGGGCCGAGGGCGAGCAGATCAGCGGAACTGACGGGCTTGCCGGTGAGGGCGTCGGGCAGGCTGAAGCTGGGCGCGGTGCTCCCGACGGGCAGGAGCCGATCTTCGATGCCGGTGGCGAAGAGATCGGCTGTGGCCTGCTCGGAGATGGCGAGACGCTCCGCCTGGACGAGGCGGCGCGTATTCGCGGTGATCGTGTCGAGGCGGTCCTGAAGGAGCGTGGCGCTGGTGAAGGTTTCTGGCACGCTTACATTATTGCAGCCGGTTGGGCGGCGGTGGCGACGAGGGAGGGCTTTGCTGCTTCGTCGTGGCAGGAGATGGCTGCTACCGCCGTCTTCTTTGCTGATGTTTTCAGGCCGTGAGCAGGTAGGGCGGCGTGGGTAGACGCGTCCGCTTGCTTGAGGAGTTTGGTGAGACGCGCGAAGGCTTCTTCGCGGGCCTTCTTGTTCTCGGGCGTTCCTGCGGGGTCTTCACCGGCGCGCATGAAGCCGTGACCTGCGCCGTCGTAGGTGACGGGCTCGAACTTCTTCGAGGCGGCTTTCATGGCATCGGTGGTAGCGGGTAGCGTGGCTCCGATGCGGGCGTCGTTACCGGCGTAGAAGCCGTAGACGGGCGCGGTGATGGTGCTGACATCGGTAGGACCGGGGCCATAGAAGACGAAGGCGGCGGAGAGATCATGCCGGTGAGTAGCGAAGGCGAAGGACTTGCCGCCGCCCCAGCAGAAGCCGATGACGTTGACCTTGCCGTTGGAGGCGGGAAGCTTCTTGCCGTAATCGGCTGCGGCGTCGAGGTCGGCGGTGACGACGTCAGGGTTGAGGCCGGAGACTGCCTTGGTGGTGGCGTCCATGCTGGGGAAGGCGTCGGAGCCGCCGCCGTTGGGCCCGAAGCCGGTGAGGAGGTCGGGAGCGATGACGATGTAGCCTGCGGCGGATAGCTCATCAGCCATCTCCTTGGCCCAGTCGGAGAGGCCGAAGATCTCGTGGATGAGGACGATGACCGGCGCTTTCTGCTTGACCTCGGGGTAGACGACAAAGGCCTGGACGGTGCGATCACCATGCTTGATGGGCACGTATTCGCGATGGCGGGGCGAGGCTTCGAGGCGGGTCTTGGCCCAGTCCTGTGCGTGCATGGCGGTGAGCGGCAGTAGGAGCAGGACGGGGAGCAGTTTTAGGGCAAGGTTGCGCATGGAAAGCAGTCTATGCTGTGAGTAGCGGCTGGGCAAGAGGCTTTGCGCGGCGCAATTTATGAGGGCGGATGCGGTGCAGAACCAAGAGATTCAGGTATTTAGGGTGATATCTGGTCTGTATTGCGTCAATCTGTGTAGATCGCCCTGGTAGTCCGCGCAACTTTCCAGAGACAGTTACGTTCTAATCAATAGAAGCTTGGACGCATGGAAAATGCGGACGGCTTCTCGAAGCACATCCCGACTGGGGCGTCCTTTGTTGAGGAGGTTTGAAATGCGGCTTTTACGGTATGTCGCTTTACTCGGTGTTCTTCTTATGTTGCCTGTGGCTTACTCTCATGCCCAGGTATCGGTGGGCGTCGGCATAGGCGGCGGGCAATATGACGGCGGCTATGGTTACGGTGCTCCTGCCTGCTCGTACGGTTACTACGACTATGCGCCTTACTCGTGCGCTCCTTACGGGTACTACGGTCCTTCCTGGTTCAACGGCGGAATCTTCATCGGCGCCGGTCCATGGTTCCGTGGCGGATACGGCTATGGATATCGTGGTGGCTACGGCTACCGTGGTGGTTATGGCTATCGCGGCGGTTACGGTGGCGGATACCGCGGTGGCTATGGCGGCGGATACCGCGGTGGTGTAGGCGGCGGCTATCGTGGCGGCGGCGGCGGATTCCGTGGTGGTTCAGTAGGCGGCGGCTTCCATGGCAACGCTGGCGGTGGTTTCCACGGTGGCGGTGGCGGCGGTGGCTTCCATGGCGGCGGCGGTGGCGGTTCGCATGGTGGTGGTGGCGGACACCGGTAAAACAGAAGTCAGTTGAATGAAACGGTCGTCGTCCTCAGGGGCGGCGGCCGTTTTGCTGCGCTTTATACTCTTGCGATGAACTTCATAATTAGGGTGGCAAAGACGGGAGATATTCCGGCGATTCGGGAGTTGATCGCGGCTTCCGTTCGCGGTTTGCAGATGGAGTACGGTGAGGCTGAGCGTGAGGCGGCGCTGGCTACGGTGTTTACGGTAGACAGCAGGCTAATCGCCGATGGAACTTATCTGGTTGCAATGGATGGTGACCGGATGGCGGGGTGCGGTGGATGGAGCTATCGCAAGACGCTCTACGGCGGCGACCACCAGATTGAATCTGCTGAGGATGGGATATTGGATGCTGCGGTTGACGCAGCGAAGATTCGGGCGATCTTTGTGCATCCGGACTACGCTCGCAAGGGGCTGGGCAGCAGGCTGCTCCGGGCTGCAGAAGATCGTGCAGCGAAGGCTGGATTCTGGAAGGCTGAGATGGGAAGTACGCTGGCTGGAGTGGCGCTCTACACCGCGAAAGGTTATCGCCGGGAAGCGGTGGTTCAGGTGCCGGTTGGTGCGGGACTAAGGATAGAAGTTGTTCGCATGACGAAGCTGCTGTGAAGCAAATGCCCGGCCCTGAATGGAGACCGGGCATTCGCTCCTAGACGACTTTGAGCAGAAGCAGGATGAGCACAATCAAGAGGATCAGGCTGATACCGCCTCCACCGTAGTAGCCGAGGCCAGGGCCCATACGTGCGCCGCCGAAGCCAAAAAGCAGGATCAGGACGATCAGAAGAATAATCATTGGTACGTTCTCCATGCGGATGAATTTCGTTTCATGGAGTGTGATGCAGAACTGTTACGTAAAGTGAATCGTCCGCTAATTTATTCGTGCTCTCGGCAATCTGAGGGGCCGTTTTCTCTTGGCAGCTTTTGGGCGTAGTGTTCGCGGACGTGCTGATTGATGTAGGTGGACAAGCCTTTACCTTCAAGAGCCAGGCGCTTCATCGTGTTGACATGCTTGAGGCCGGGTTTGCTCGTGTTGTAGAGGTAGCGGAATTTGTGGTCGACAAACTCGATGATGATGGCGTTCTCGAGGATTTCATAGGAGAGGACGCCGGCTGCCGGGTTGTGTTTCTGGTAGGGCGACATCATGGCTTCATCTTCAGATCACGTTCGGCCGGTATGGTTGAAGTATGAAATACCTGCCATCTTTTTCCTCCGAGAGATTTAGCTACTTCATTTCCAAGGGTGGGTCGCTGTTCGGGCCTGTGGTGTTGGCGCTGCTTTGTTGCGTGTCGATGAGGATGTCGGCGCAGGAGAGTCACGGTCCTTCGACGGTGGATGTGGGACTTCCGGATGCTCCGGGGTTTGGGCAAACGGCGGTGGTGCAGGGGACTGGAAGCATCAGCGGCGTGGTGATGGACATCAACGGTGGGCTGGTTCCGGGGGCGAAGGTGACGCTGCTGGAGCATGGGCGAACGGACGAGCGGGTGACCACAGCGGGGACGGATGGGAGATTCAGCTTTGCGGATCTCGACGTGGGAAGGTTCAAGCTGACAATTACTGCTTCCGGGCTGGAGACGTTTGTGTCTTCGGAGATCGGGCTGAAGGTTGGTGAGCGGCGTGAGTTGCCGCGCATTGATCTGCCGATTGCGGCCACGAGCACCGATGTAACGGTGGTGGTGACGCAGGAGCAGTTGGCGCAGGAGCAGATCAAGGAGGCGGAGAAGCAGCGGGCGTTCGGGATCTTTCCGAACTTCTATACGAGCTACGTCTGGGATGCGGCTCCGCTGACGCGCAAGCAGAAGTATGACCTTGGGCTGCATTCTGTCGCGGACCCTGTGACCTTTCTTGCGGTGGGAGTGGCATCGGGGATCGAGCAGGCGCGGAATACCTTTCCTGGCTATGGGCAGGGAGCGAAGGGCTATGCGAAGCGCTATGGTGCGGGCTATGCAGATGATGCGATTGGGCGGATGCTTTCGAGCGCGGTGTTTCCGTCGATCTTCCATCAGGACCCGCGCTACTTCTACATGGGATCGGGAACGGTGCGAGAGCGTGCGTGGTATGCGCTTCGGTCGGCGGTGGTTGCTAAGGGGGATAACGGCAAGTGGCAACCTGCTTACTCGTTTGTGCTGGGATCATTTGCGTCGGGGGCGATCTCGAATGCTTACCATTCGGCGGATGATCGTGGGGCTGGTCTGACGATTCGGAATGGGTTTCTGGATCTTGCGGGGCATGCTGCGGATAACCTGCTGCGGGAGTTTATCTCGCGGAAGGTTACTCCAAATATTCCGGTGTATGAGACTGGTAAGCCGGAGTAAGTGAACCTACCGGGGAGCCTTTTCTAAAGCTGCTATAGCGTTGTTCACTCCCACCCCTTCACGATAAGAATATGAAGGATGTGTCACCCGGCTGCGTAAGGCGATAAGCAAGCAAGATTTACATTGACACGATTCCGTTCGCATATATCCTCGGCAGACCTCGTCATATGCCGGAGAAACGTATGCCAATGCAGGCAACTGGTCGTCCTATCGGAATCGTGATTATCATCCGTGACAGAATCGCGACCTGGGTGGAAGGACGCCATGAAGCCTGGGTAGCTCTTATCTTCCTGAGTGTCTTCGCCGCTTTTATTGAATTGGGATACGCAGGAAGTGCAAAGCCGCATTCTGTTTCAGGTTTCTTTGCTGCTTTGACTTACACACTGAGCATTGCCCTTGCTGCCCTCATCGTCGGAATATTTCTGGGCTTTCTTTTTGGAATTCCACGAACTCTCAGTGGCAATAATCCTTCCTCAAAAGAAAGCGACGGCTTCGAAAGAGATGCTTCTTCGAGCACGGAGAGATTGACCGCGTTCGGTGTTGGCCCTGATCGCCATGGTCCTGATCGGCAAGTGAACTTCGGTGTGAATACAAATCTGGAGCAGATCTCTGACTGGCTCACGAAGATGCTTGTTGGTGTGGGGCTAACTCAGATATCGAAGCTGCCAGTTGCAATCCGCGTATTGAGTTCCGCGCTCAAACCAGGCTTTGGTGATACTGCGGGGGCTGGTGCCATTGGTGTTTTGATCGTCATTTTCTTTTCAGTCTGCGGTTTTTTGATCGGTTATCTGTGGACCCGTATCTACCTAAGAAAAGAGTTTGCAAGTGCAGAATCGGAAGCGACGGCGCGGCTTGCTGCAAAGGTTTCGACGATGGAGTCGAAGAGCGAACAGGTGGCTGCCGCGCTTTCCACCGTTCAGGCGCAACCAGATAAGGACGCAATCGCGCTGAACCTCATGCAAAAGGTGCTTGAGCCCGCGTCAGGCGATACGCCTCCAACGCAAGACGTGCTGGATCGAGCGCTCTTCGAAGGGTCGCCTGCGTTGAAAGTGCAGGTTTTTTACACGGCAAGAAAAGAGAGAAAGGACGCAAGGGATACAAGCCGGGAGCAGAAGGTAGCTGCAATGGTTATCCCGATATTCCGCGCGCTCAAAGCTTGCGATAGCACGAACCGCTACCACCGGACTCGCGCTCAACTGGCGTATGCGTTGTATGAGCAGAACCTGAGCGATGTTCAAGGTGCGCTTGCGGAGATTGAAAGCGCGATGAAGATCCGCGACAAAAAGGGCGCGAACGGATATTGGAAATATGAGGTGTTTCGGGCGATCTGTCACATTCGCCAGCTGGAAAACGTGCCTTCTGAGCAACAGAGCCTGCTCAAAGATCAGATACTCGACGATCTTAGGTTCGCGGCTTCTAAAGATCTCGATTCAGTGAAGGAAGTATCCAAAGCCGTCGATTGGCTCAAAGAACAGGGCATTCGTGTCGAAGACCTTGCTCGAAATACTTAGCGCCCAAACCGTTGTTTTTGTTGTTGCATCTGGCTCATCATGCGTTGCTGGGCTTTTATTCCGCCGCCCATGCCGCCACCCATTGTCTTGAACATCTTGCGCATCTGGGCGTATTGGCGGAGGAGGTTGTTGACCTCTTGCACGCTGGTGCCTGAGCCTTTGGCGATGCGTTTGCGCCGGTTGCCGTTGATGATCTCGTGGTCGCGCCGTTCCTTGTTGGTCATCGAGTTGATGATGGATTCGACGCGGGTGAACTGCTTTTCGTCGACGTTCTCGGCGGCCTGCGCCATGCCTGCAAAGGGGCCGACTGAGGGGAGCATCTTGAGGATGGATTGCATGGAGCCCATCTTCTTGATCTGACGGAGCTGGTCGCGAAAGTCCTCCAGCGTGAAGCCGTCGCCGGAGAGGGCTTTCTTGGCGAACTGCTCGGCCTTGCCCTTGTCGAGGGTGGCTTCGGCGCGCTCGAGGAGGGTGGCGATGTCGCCGTGGCCCATGATGCGGGAGACGATGCGGTCTGGGTGGAAGGGCTCGAAGGCGTCGGGCTTTTCTCCGGTGCCCAGGAACTTGATGGGGGCACCCGTCACGTGGCGGATGGAGAGGGCTGCGCCGCCGCGCGCGTCGCCGTCCATCTTGGTGAGGATGGCGCCGGTGATGGAGAGGAGATCGTTGAAGGCCTTGGCGGAGTTGACGGCGTCCTGGCCGGTCATGGCGTCGGCGACGAAGAGGATCTCGCTCGGATTGAGGAGCTTCTTGAGCGCGGCCATCTCGTCCATGAGGGTGCCGTCGATCTGGTTGCGGCCAGCGGTGTCGACGATGAGGATGTCGCAGCCGAAGGAGGCGGCCTCGCGCTTGGCTTCGCGGGCGAGGCGGAGGACTTCGTCGGTGCCGGGGTTCTGCTCCGTCAGCTTGCCCTCGTAGAGCTGGGCGGAGATGGAGCGGGCCACGATGGCGAGCTGCTCGCGGGCGGCGGGACGGTAGACGTCCACCGAGACGAGCATGGGGCGGTGGCCAGCCTTTTTGAGCCACTGGGCGAGTTTGCCACTCGTCGTGGTCTTACCTGATCCCTGTAGCCCGGCCATGAGGATGACGCTGGGCGGCTGGGAGGACTTCTGGAAGCGGGCGGTGTCTTTGCCGAGGAGGTTGACGAGTTCGTCGTGGACGATCTTGACGATCTGCTCGGAGGGCGACAGGGCTGTGGTGACCTGGGTGCCGAGGGCGCGGACGCGGATGTGCTCGACGAGTTCGGTGACGACGGAGAGGTTCACGTCGGACTCGAGGAGGGCGAGGCGGATCTCGCGGAGGGCCTCGGCGATGTTTTCGTCGGAGATGGTGCCCTGGCCGCGGAGGTTTTTGAAGGAACGCTGGAGTTTATCGCTTAGGTTTTCAAACATGACTGTGTTGAGTTTATCAGTGGAAGGCGGGCGAGGAGGCGACCGTGCAGGATGTGGGTCGGCGGCCTGTCTAGCTGCCCAGGCCGTACTTCTTCTGGATCTCGGCGAACTCGGCTTTGTGCTGCTTCATGAAGGTGATGTTGGCGGGGTTGACGTGGGCTTCAGCGGCGGCTTTGGCGGTGTCGGTGCCGGGCTGCTCGAGCGCGACGATGAGGCCAGCGGTGAGGATGGTGAGCTCGGCGACGACAAAATCATGGACGGTGAAGCCATGCTGGGTGATGAGGGCGACGACCTCCGGGTGGGCGGAGATGCGCTGGTCGATGTTGGCGATGGACTCCTGCTTATCGTCACCGGGCTGCATGACGGAGGAGGCGTCCGGGTGCGCCTTGGCGAATTTGGTGATGTCGGCGAAGGTCTGGGCGAAGCGGGTGACCTCGTCCATGGTGAGGGCGTGGTGGGAGAGTTCGTCGATGTCCTTATCGGCGGAGGGGGTTTGCGCCGGGAGGTTGGCGACGCTAAAGGCTAGAAGGAGGGCGGCGGCGTAGAGGTGGCTTCGCATGTGGATTGACTTCTCCTGATACCGGGACGGCGTGCTTCGGGCGAGGACGGCAGTAGAGCACACGGCAGAGTAGGGTCGCAAGGGATGGGCTACTCGGCCATCTGGTCGTCGATGTAGCAGTAGAGCCAGCGCTCGTCGGGCTGGGCGGAGGCGATGACGGGATGTTTGACGTGGTTGTAGTGCTTGGTGGCGTGCTTGTTTTTTGAGGAGTCGCAGCAGCCAACGTGGCCGCACTCGAGGCAGGTGCGGAGATGGACCCATTCGTCGCCGAGCTTGACGCATTCTTCGCAGACGTGGACTTTCGGAGCCTTGTATTTGCTGTGCTTGAGGTGCTCGCAGAGGGCCATGGTGGTTCCTTTCGGGGCTGTAGTTCACGATACAGCGGTTTGTGGCAGTGCTGTGTGTGATGCTGGCAAGGCTGGTGCCGGAGTGCAGGTTACGAGCGTTGGGCGGGGGTAGCGGCGAGATAATGAGCGGTATGCCTGTAGATGGAGAGTTGGCGGGGAACGCGCGGCTGATCGGTGAGTACATCGCGTATCTGCAGGTCGAGAAGGGCATGCGGCCGGCTACGTGTGAGGCGTATCGGAACGACCTGGAGCAGTTCGCCGAGCAGGTTGAGGGGCGGGCGGGGCTGCTGGTTTCGGCGACGCAGGCGGATGTAAGCGCGCATATGCAGAGGATGCGGGGGCATGGGGTGGAGTCGCGGTCGATTGCGCGGAAGCTGAGCTGCCTGCGCGGGTTTTATCGATGGCTGCTGATGGACAAGCGGGTCGGGAGCGATCCCACGGTCAATATAGAGACGCCGGTGAGTTGGAAGATTCTGCCGAAGTCGCTGGCGGAGATTGATGTTGCGACGATGCTCGAGCGGACGGCTGTCGCGGCCAGGAGCGCGGATGCGGATGGGCTGGCGCTGCGGGACCACGCGATCCTTGAACTGCTGTACGCGGGAGGGCTGCGAGTGGGGGAGATCTGCGCGCTGCGCGTGGAGGACCTGCACCTCGATCAGGCGCGGGCACAGGTGCGGGGTAAGGGCGACAAGGAACGGATTGTGCCGCTGGGAGAGCGGGCGGTGGCGGCGCTGGAGCGCTATCTCGCGATAGGTCGACCGGGGCTGGCGCATGCGGGTGCGGTGCAGCGGAACCTGTTTCTGAGTGTGCGGGGCAAGGCGCTGACGCGGCAGTGGGTGTGGGAGATGGTGCGGGCGACGGCGAAGTTGGATGGGAAGAAGGCGAGTCCGCATACGCTGCGGCATAGTTGCGCGACGCACATGGTGGAGCATGGGGCGGACCTGCGCAGTGTGCAGACGCTGCTGGGGCATGCGGATATTTCGACGACGCAGGTGTACACGCATGTGGCGCTGGGACATCTGAAGGCGGTGCATCGGCTGCATCATCCGCGCGGGAAGCGGCGGGTGGGTGTATGAGTGATGCTTTGGATGGTGAGGCGACCGTAGCGACAGGTGAGATTACGGGGCTGGCGGGACAGTTTCTGGCGATGCTGGCGGATGAGCGTGGGTCGAGTGAGCATACGCTGCGGGCTTATGTGCGGGAGGTGCGGAGCTTTGCGGCTTATCTCGAGAAGGCACTGGGTAAGGATGCGGCGATCGGGTCGGTGGAGCACCTGCATATTCGCGCGTACCTTGGCGTGTTGTATGAGCGGGGGTTGACGAAGGCGAGTGCGGCGCGGGCACTGGCGGCGGTGCGGAGCTGGTTCAAGTGGCTGGCGAAGGAGGGTAAGGTGTTGCAGAATCCTGCGCTGCTGGTGAGCACGCCGAAACGGCCAATGCATCTGCCGCGGGTTCCCAGTATGGAGGAGGTGAACCGAGTGCTGAACTCGCTGGATGGAGCGGGGCCGGTCGGGTCGTCGGATGGGCAGGAAGAGAGTGTTTGGCCGGAGCGGGATCGGGTGATCTTCGAGTTGCTGTATGGGTGCGGGATTCGAAACTCGGAGTTGGTGGGGCTGAATATGATGAGCGTCCAGTGGAATAACGACGCTGTGCTTGTACGAGGCAAGGGAAAGAAGGAGCGGCTGGTGCCGTTGGGAGACGAGGCAGCACTGGCGGTGCGGGAGTATCTGCCAGGGCGTGAGGCAAAGCTGGTTGCGGCGGGGAAGGGCGGCCTCGTCCACGAGGGGCCGCTGCTGACGAACCTGCGGATGCGCGGTGATTGCCGACTGACGACGCGGAGTGTAGGGCGGATTGTGAAGGCGATCGCGCGGTCGCGTGGACTCGCTGCGGACGTGCATCCGCATACGCTGCGCCACGCATTTGGAACGCACATGCTGGAGGAGGGTGCGGACCTCAGGGCGATCCAGGAGATGCTGGGGCACGAGCGTTTGTCGACGACACAACGCTATACGCAGTTGACCGTCGGACAGGTGCAGCGGGTGTACGACGAGACGCATCCACGAGCGAAGTAGGTTGGGCTGGATGTTAGTAGCTAAAACTAAAATAGGTTACGGCCACCTGATTAAAGGTGGCCGTCGCTATTTATTAGAACTTACTCATAGTTATCCGAGTTAGTTTTAAAGTCGATCAGTACTGCGGCAGACTTGGGATACATAAGTTGATGCCTCGTAGGTTAGAGGCTTCCGGTTGCACCAGTGACTACATTCTTTACCTGACCTACTTCGTAGAGAAGGATTGCGGCGTTGGCAAGATTGTGGATGGCAACGGTGTCGTTGCTGAAGGCAACAACTGCGCCATTGAACTGGCTGTTGATGTAGAGGTGGTACTTGTAGTTCGCGCTATCGGCGGCGTAGCTTGGGTCGGACTCAAGGTCGAACTTGATGCCGGTGGTATCGAAGCCAACGAAGTTGAAGGTGCGGACGAGGTCCTGCTTGACGGTCGTTGTAGCTGCAGGCTGCTGGGCTGAGGCTGAGGCGGAGGGAGTGATTGCTGCGGCAGAGGTGAGAAGGATTGCAGCGAGGGCGAGTTTGTTAGCGAACTTATAACCAGAGAGAATCATGACAGCCTTTCGAATTAAGAACTAGGTAGAAAATAAGAACTAGATAGAAAGTGAACACGACGTAAAGTCCGCGCTACTTGCATTCGCGTACTACACCGTTTTCGCTACACTCTTCTATCTCAACGAACTAAGTCAATTATTAGTTTTTGCCTTTTATGCCCCGATATACGACTTTGAGAAGTTCAGTACCCACATCGAGCAAGAAAAATTGTTACTGCGGATAGGGAAGTAACTCCCTACATTCAGTAATAAGTAGTGCTCCTAGGTAGATTCGTCCATAACTCTTATAGTTTGCTAAAAATATTATTCGGGGGACGATCTCTCGTAACCCGTGGGCGCCAAAACGGAACGGAATATGACCGGATTTCGGCCTTGCGTCTACACCGGCGCTGGTTACCTGTTTTTAGCTATGGCTCTGCGGATGAGGATTCTCAGCGCCCCATGAGATGGAGATCAAGCTGGGAACTCCTGTATTGACAGGGGTTTCGAGATCGAAGCAGATTGTAAGGTGATGCCGTTTGTGCCCGGAGCCGGGGCGTGTGTACCTGTTATTGCGGCGAGAACGTAGTAACCATTTTTGAACGTGGTAAGGAGGTCGGCTGCGGCAACTTGAAGCTCTCGGGCACCAATCCGGTCGTGCGGCGCGTTCTGCATCGCGGAGAACTTAGAAGTCGCGGCGGCCTTCGAGTGCGCGAGTCATGGTGATCTCGTCGGCATACTCGATGTCGGACCCGGCGGGGACGCCGGTGGCGATGCGGGTGATCTTGAGGGTGGTGCTGAGGCGGCGGAGCTCGTGGGAGAGGTAGCCGGCGGTGG
Coding sequences:
- a CDS encoding tyrosine-type recombinase/integrase, yielding MSDALDGEATVATGEITGLAGQFLAMLADERGSSEHTLRAYVREVRSFAAYLEKALGKDAAIGSVEHLHIRAYLGVLYERGLTKASAARALAAVRSWFKWLAKEGKVLQNPALLVSTPKRPMHLPRVPSMEEVNRVLNSLDGAGPVGSSDGQEESVWPERDRVIFELLYGCGIRNSELVGLNMMSVQWNNDAVLVRGKGKKERLVPLGDEAALAVREYLPGREAKLVAAGKGGLVHEGPLLTNLRMRGDCRLTTRSVGRIVKAIARSRGLAADVHPHTLRHAFGTHMLEEGADLRAIQEMLGHERLSTTQRYTQLTVGQVQRVYDETHPRAK